The stretch of DNA GCCAACTATTGGCGAAGGAGGAGGCGCGGACAGTCGCCGACGAGCATCATTTTTTTCTATCGCGTACGACATGGAGGGGGCGCGATGCATTGAAGGTGCGTAGTCATGTTGGGGTTTTGCAAACACCATGTGGCGCGTGCATCGAGATTCTCCCAAAGGCTGCTAACTCAGAGGGGCTGGATGAAAGCTCTCAAGTTTTGGTGCGTATGCTGCATTGCTTGCGATCTGCGCCGTTTCGCGCTGGTGGAGAGGCGCAGCTACAATCGCAAAGAATGCCGCTCGTTGAGGTTTTCTTAGGCTATTTCCTGCGAGAGATCGATCAATTGGTGAAAAGGGGTATTCGTTCCGATTACCTTGGGGAGGAGGAAAACCTTAGATTTTTGAAAGGCAAGCTGCTTTTGGGTAAACACCTGCGCGCCAACGCTGTTCAGCAGCACCGATTCTTTTGCTCCTATGACGCCTATTTGCTGAATCGCCCTGAGAACCGCCTGATTCGAACAGCTCTTGCCAAGGTTCTCAAATTGTGTCGTTCACGGGAGAACGAAAGGCTTGCGCGTGGATTGGTTTTTGCGTTTCAAGATGTGCCGGTATCTCAGGATATTGCGGGTGATCTTGCCCGCTGTCGTTTCAATCGCGGGATGGCGCATTATCAGAACCCTCTGGCTTGGTGTCGGA from Gammaproteobacteria bacterium encodes:
- a CDS encoding restriction endonuclease, giving the protein AHNRIRIREHGFLIREEQASNLPAGRCAAIPSSAFDYLSQLLAKEEARTVADEHHFFLSRTTWRGRDALKVRSHVGVLQTPCGACIEILPKAANSEGLDESSQVLVRMLHCLRSAPFRAGGEAQLQSQRMPLVEVFLGYFLREIDQLVKRGIRSDYLGEEENLRFLKGKLLLGKHLRANAVQQHRFFCSYDAYLLNRPENRLIRTALAKVLKLCRSRENERLARGLVFAFQDVPVSQDIAGDLARCRFNRGMAHYQNPLAWCRMILREEATVPASGSKRTISLLFPMEKVFEDYVARLLERTDSVHDLRCQAGSKWLVEAPRKKFQMRPDFLFWLDNQFVVGDAKWKLADQDAQDGKFGVSQADLYQLYAYGHKYLRDRKGRLFIFYPETFAFHERQNLEYEPGLN